Proteins found in one Deltaproteobacteria bacterium IMCC39524 genomic segment:
- a CDS encoding SPASM domain-containing protein → MGVDLLDTPVRLTWDFPDDATGQQGTSLTAVAEAVMDAGVFFVLLQGRPLLHPSLEEVLEILGGGCQLILTCCGSQDELTRLARLSPAGVQVLLNITSFARDESKVDLKRLLQVVLELREIGHEPHIAFTPLRGNLNNIPALLSFCVEHEIPRFKLSNAHIGDSFHDYSAEQLPRWQDLEAFRETWKNFIESGGSLPEMEIHDLFLWEIMTPGQKQNRAEYGGCQAGNSLSHVDCHGVVHPCAAWPQPLGCLPGQSLEEIWNSSERFAVCEAIAQSPEGCHGCSDLDICFGGCRGLARNLNRSAGERDLMCSGPR, encoded by the coding sequence ATGGGCGTTGACCTGTTAGATACCCCGGTTCGTCTGACCTGGGATTTTCCTGATGATGCGACCGGGCAGCAAGGCACGAGTTTGACTGCTGTTGCTGAGGCAGTCATGGACGCCGGCGTTTTCTTTGTCCTTTTGCAGGGACGCCCGCTCCTGCATCCGTCTCTGGAGGAAGTTCTCGAGATCCTCGGTGGTGGCTGTCAGCTCATCTTGACCTGCTGCGGCAGCCAAGATGAGCTCACTCGTCTTGCTCGGCTTTCACCTGCAGGTGTGCAGGTCCTCCTGAATATCACCTCCTTTGCCCGAGACGAAAGCAAAGTCGACTTAAAGCGTCTGCTCCAAGTTGTCCTGGAGTTGCGCGAGATCGGTCACGAGCCTCACATTGCGTTCACTCCGTTACGTGGAAATCTGAATAATATTCCCGCTCTTCTGAGCTTTTGTGTCGAGCATGAAATTCCTAGGTTTAAGTTGTCAAACGCGCATATCGGTGATAGCTTCCATGATTATTCGGCAGAACAACTGCCCCGCTGGCAGGACCTTGAAGCCTTTCGAGAGACTTGGAAAAACTTCATCGAAAGTGGGGGCTCTCTTCCGGAGATGGAGATACATGATCTTTTCCTTTGGGAGATCATGACCCCCGGACAGAAGCAGAATCGCGCAGAGTATGGTGGTTGCCAGGCTGGCAACAGCCTCAGTCATGTTGACTGCCATGGCGTTGTTCATCCCTGTGCAGCCTGGCCGCAACCACTTGGCTGTCTGCCAGGGCAATCGCTCGAGGAAATCTGGAATAGCTCTGAGCGTTTTGCCGTGTGCGAAGCGATCGCGCAAAGTCCCGAAGGATGTCATGGCTGCTCAGATCTTGATATCTGCTTCGGTGGCTGTCGCGGTCTTGCCAGAAACCTGAACCGTTCCGCAGGAGAGCGCGACCTTATGTGCTCAGGCCCGCGTTAA
- a CDS encoding aminotransferase class V-fold PLP-dependent enzyme, producing MSIYLDNAATSFPKPSQVIEAVERTLRENSANPGRGGHHMSLDAGRMVMECRESLARFFGITDASRIAFTANATEAINLGLFGALSSGDRVVTTSMEHNAVVRPLQALNDQGVDVVRVAADALGQVNPLAIREACVPGTRLVIMTHCSNVSGTLQAIEDVGPWCREQGILFMVDAAQSAGVFPINVEKMAIDLLAVPGHKSLLGPTGTGFLYVRKGLDLKPLLYGGTGNFSQSAIQPTEMPERLESGTLNTIGLAGLKAGVEFLEKLGLDLVRAHEQEMLRQLIEGLQEIDQVILYGPLGSARHGGALSFNVKNVDPSMLGFRLDREYGICCRVGLHCAPEAHGSIGTLPEGTVRLSPGYFNTADDINQTLTAIRTIVATEN from the coding sequence ATGTCAATCTACCTCGACAACGCTGCAACCTCTTTTCCCAAGCCATCCCAGGTGATTGAAGCTGTCGAGCGGACTTTACGCGAGAATTCTGCCAATCCGGGACGGGGGGGGCACCATATGTCCCTTGATGCCGGTCGTATGGTCATGGAATGCCGGGAAAGCCTGGCTCGTTTTTTTGGTATCACGGATGCGTCACGCATCGCTTTCACTGCCAACGCCACCGAGGCCATCAACCTCGGCCTTTTCGGCGCTCTTAGTTCCGGTGACAGGGTTGTCACCACGTCGATGGAACACAACGCAGTCGTTCGGCCGCTTCAGGCATTGAACGACCAGGGCGTAGATGTGGTTCGCGTTGCTGCCGACGCGCTTGGCCAGGTTAACCCCTTGGCTATTCGCGAGGCATGTGTTCCTGGTACCCGTCTCGTCATCATGACGCATTGCTCCAATGTGAGCGGCACACTTCAGGCAATCGAAGACGTTGGCCCCTGGTGTCGCGAGCAAGGTATCCTTTTTATGGTTGATGCGGCGCAGAGCGCAGGTGTGTTTCCGATCAATGTCGAAAAGATGGCGATCGACCTGCTTGCCGTTCCCGGGCATAAGTCCCTGCTTGGACCAACGGGAACCGGTTTCCTCTATGTCCGCAAAGGTCTGGACTTGAAGCCGCTGCTCTACGGTGGAACGGGCAACTTCTCACAATCAGCAATCCAGCCAACCGAGATGCCGGAAAGACTCGAAAGTGGCACTTTGAATACGATCGGTCTGGCAGGGCTCAAGGCCGGGGTCGAGTTTCTGGAAAAGCTTGGCCTGGATCTTGTTCGTGCTCACGAGCAGGAAATGCTGCGTCAGTTGATCGAGGGCTTGCAGGAGATTGACCAAGTCATCCTCTACGGCCCCCTCGGTTCAGCGCGTCATGGCGGGGCGCTTTCCTTTAACGTTAAAAATGTCGATCCGTCAATGCTGGGCTTCCGCTTGGACCGCGAATATGGTATCTGTTGTCGTGTCGGGTTACACTGTGCTCCGGAAGCTCATGGCAGTATCGGAACTCTCCCTGAAGGCACCGTGCGTCTCAGTCCGGGATATTTTAATACGGCTGATGATATCAATCAGACCCTTACAGCGATTCGGACAATCGTCGCGACAGAGAACTGA
- a CDS encoding GeoRSP system radical SAM/SPASM protein: MAEVTEMFSAPLTFNWTLSYRCNFTCEHCYSRDEQCPELATADVKRIIDILVEQQVPFINFGGGEPLMRKDLFDVAEYASKQGLNVSMNTNGWMLDESAAQRLKDVGFKSVGISIDSAFADIHDNFRNRPGSFERAVSGLDALANVGLKSTMSSVISRINYQSFMDLLDLARSHKVGQVYLHNFKCSGRGFKNREDLDLTPDEWQAFYLQALSVKNQTKDLKISFDDPVIASLPEYQEKTMVKGSSCGKLSLHLQPNGDITPCGFIPVVVGNILKDDFETIWFDSPVLKAMRSKEATGKCSGCGAFEDCQGGCTARAFATTGDFNQPDPHCWK, from the coding sequence ATGGCTGAAGTCACAGAAATGTTCTCTGCACCCTTGACGTTTAACTGGACGCTTTCCTATCGCTGCAACTTTACCTGTGAGCATTGTTATAGTCGTGATGAACAATGTCCGGAATTGGCAACAGCAGATGTAAAGCGAATTATTGATATTCTGGTGGAGCAGCAGGTGCCATTTATCAACTTTGGCGGCGGTGAGCCACTGATGCGTAAAGACCTGTTTGACGTGGCTGAATACGCTTCGAAGCAGGGTTTGAATGTTTCCATGAACACCAACGGCTGGATGCTCGATGAATCAGCCGCTCAACGGCTTAAGGACGTCGGTTTTAAGAGTGTCGGCATCAGTATCGACAGCGCATTCGCCGACATTCACGACAACTTCCGCAATAGGCCCGGCTCTTTCGAGAGGGCCGTGTCAGGTCTGGATGCCCTTGCCAATGTTGGCCTGAAGAGCACTATGAGTTCGGTCATCTCCCGGATTAATTATCAGTCCTTTATGGATTTACTCGATCTGGCACGCAGTCACAAGGTCGGACAGGTTTATCTGCATAACTTCAAATGTAGTGGCCGGGGATTTAAAAATCGTGAGGATCTGGACCTCACTCCCGACGAGTGGCAGGCGTTCTACTTGCAGGCCCTTTCGGTGAAGAACCAGACAAAGGATTTGAAAATCTCCTTTGATGACCCGGTGATCGCATCGCTGCCTGAATACCAGGAAAAAACTATGGTTAAGGGGAGTAGCTGCGGCAAGCTTTCCCTGCATCTGCAACCCAATGGCGATATTACCCCCTGTGGATTTATCCCTGTCGTTGTCGGTAATATTCTCAAGGACGATTTTGAGACGATCTGGTTCGATTCACCGGTTCTCAAGGCGATGCGCTCCAAGGAAGCCACCGGCAAGTGCTCAGGATGCGGCGCCTTTGAAGACTGTCAGGGCGGTTGCACAGCGCGTGCTTTTGCGACCACCGGTGATTTTAACCAGCCTGATCCGCATTGTTGGAAGTAA
- the yedE gene encoding YedE family putative selenium transporter, producing MSLSLRDRHLWVVLAAGAGLGVLGALLSVWGNPQNSGICVSCFIENTSGALGLHDNERMQYLRPELIGFVLGSILCASLFREFRSRGGSAPLARLVSGVFLIVGSAVFIGCPIKLFLRLMAGDISSLAGLFGLIAGVWIGLQGLARGVDLGRAEDERGATGLLVPAGFILLLVFLLARPSFLLFSDRGSAAQHAPLFISLAVGLLLGVLAQRSRFCVTGSVRDGLLMGTRSPLLWGFFAFLIGAFVTNIFMGRFTFGLYGQPGAHLEYLWSFLGMLLVGWLSVLIGGCPFRQLIKAGEGDADAGLAVVGMLLGGGLVQSWGVAATAAGVATSGKISVLVGLAFVLLISLLFRDRTV from the coding sequence ATGAGTCTCTCGCTGCGTGATCGACATTTATGGGTTGTTCTGGCTGCAGGTGCTGGCCTTGGTGTCCTCGGTGCCCTGCTTTCTGTTTGGGGCAATCCCCAGAACAGCGGCATCTGTGTCTCCTGCTTCATTGAAAACACCTCCGGTGCACTAGGTTTACATGATAATGAACGCATGCAGTATCTGCGTCCGGAGTTGATCGGTTTCGTCCTCGGCTCGATTCTTTGTGCGTCCTTGTTTCGCGAGTTTCGCTCGCGTGGTGGCAGCGCACCCTTGGCCAGACTGGTCTCGGGTGTTTTCCTGATCGTCGGCAGCGCGGTCTTTATCGGCTGTCCGATCAAGTTGTTCCTCAGGCTGATGGCGGGGGATATCTCTTCTCTGGCAGGGCTGTTTGGTTTGATCGCAGGAGTCTGGATCGGCTTGCAGGGTTTGGCTCGTGGCGTCGACCTGGGACGTGCTGAAGATGAGCGTGGTGCGACCGGACTGCTGGTTCCTGCAGGATTCATCCTGTTACTGGTCTTCCTGCTGGCGCGGCCATCATTTCTGCTCTTCTCGGATCGTGGTAGTGCTGCACAGCACGCTCCTCTGTTTATATCGCTGGCGGTCGGTTTGCTGCTTGGAGTTCTTGCTCAACGCAGCCGCTTCTGTGTCACCGGCAGCGTTCGCGATGGCCTTTTAATGGGCACTCGCAGTCCACTTCTCTGGGGCTTCTTCGCCTTCCTGATCGGTGCCTTTGTCACCAATATCTTTATGGGCCGCTTTACTTTCGGCCTGTACGGTCAGCCGGGGGCGCACCTTGAGTACCTCTGGAGCTTTCTGGGGATGTTGTTGGTCGGTTGGCTCTCGGTTCTGATCGGTGGCTGCCCATTCCGGCAGTTAATCAAAGCCGGTGAGGGTGACGCCGATGCCGGTCTTGCCGTCGTTGGTATGCTGCTCGGCGGTGGACTTGTTCAGTCCTGGGGGGTTGCGGCAACGGCCGCCGGAGTGGCGACCTCAGGGAAGATTTCGGTGCTGGTTGGATTGGCTTTTGTATTGTTGATCAGTTTGCTGTTTCGTGACCGAACTGTTTGA
- the pqqD gene encoding pyrroloquinoline quinone biosynthesis peptide chaperone PqqD, producing the protein MNKPLRNPDIVWRVEKRRQAEVMKALENGEDADDSGTVILLLSGMMHQLNLVGGLIWQQCDGAQTLSGIAEQLAMEFSVETAEVEADVAEFVADLAERGWLING; encoded by the coding sequence GTGAATAAACCTCTAAGAAACCCCGATATTGTCTGGCGTGTTGAAAAGCGTCGTCAGGCAGAAGTTATGAAGGCTCTCGAGAATGGTGAGGATGCTGACGACAGCGGTACGGTGATCCTGTTGCTTTCCGGCATGATGCATCAACTGAACCTGGTTGGTGGCCTGATCTGGCAACAGTGTGACGGTGCACAGACGTTGTCTGGGATCGCTGAACAACTTGCCATGGAGTTTTCCGTGGAAACAGCTGAAGTAGAAGCTGATGTTGCCGAGTTTGTCGCCGATCTGGCGGAGAGAGGTTGGTTGATCAATGGCTGA